In the genome of Hippoglossus hippoglossus isolate fHipHip1 chromosome 9, fHipHip1.pri, whole genome shotgun sequence, the window TATTTAATTACTGATGATCAATTCATCTAAACATCACCATCGCCAtccatatatttatttcattcctCACCAATTTCCCTAAAACCTCTGATGATCACCTGCCTCTGCCCAAATGCTAAATCTACTGATTAGAGGTGTACTGTTTAGTCGTGTTGGTGATTTGATCGATCTAATGATTGTGGAGGTCGCACAGACGTtgttggaggaaaaaaaacgaaatcCGTATTTTATAGATGTTACTGAacttgaaattgaaatgttaaGAGTGATGCTGAATCCAACAACATCTGTGAACGACTCCCAGACGGCTGTGAGAGAGTGTGCGATTGTGTGTGAGAAGCAGCGGGCATCCATTCAGTTTGGTCTCAGTTCAGTCGTTGCACATTGACCTTTTTCCTTTatggattttttattatttttttgttacttCTGCGGAGGTTAAACTGAATTGATGCCCGGGCCCGACGTGCGCGGCGCTGTGGTGTGATCGTGTACAGTGACTCATTGTTTCAAAAGCTCTGCAGGCGCTCGGCAGCACAAAACACCGAGGTCACAAGAGTTTAGGATTTGTTGCTGCATAGCTGAAATACTACGAATGGTTGTAAACAAACATCATGGCCACGAAATCTCAATCTTCTCCCACACAAAGTCTGCTTGAAGAATAACGTTGATTTATCCAAACGAAGGAGACATTTGGTATTTAATTTTCAGCCAATTTGGAAAAAATCTCCTCCTGTATTTGTGTGATCTTTAGTAAAACTGGCCCAACCACCACAAACATGACGTGTCGACCTGACCTGTAGCTGGGAGTGTGACAGGAGGCGCGTCATGTCTCCGTGGTCGTATAAGAGCAGACAAACAGTTTGATTCCCGCCCACCTGCAATGTCAACAGAGCTGAAACCAGTCGCTGCACATTCCACTCCACCACAATGAAGAGTCTGAAATGTGTGTCTGAAATTCTCCAGAATTAATTATCATTCATTGGTGTTTTTGATTTGTATGAAGGTGAGTGAACAATGCATTATAGTGGAAGTCTGAAATTTGCAGATATATTTGAATTATCAAATAGAAATTGCGAAATTAGCTTTTTTGGACTTAAGCCTAATGAAGAGGGAAATATTTGACTTGTGTTACACCTGCCAGTCTCAGACTTCcacacaaattaaatgttgGTAACTTTAATAATCTGCTTGCTCTGActaacacaaacattttgacCTGAGCTGGTTTTGAAGAGCTGAAGGCTGCGTACAGGCTTTTCTGTTCAGATGCTAAATTTGTGTGTTATCACCGTTCGTTCAACTATGATCAGCGGCGGAATGTACTTTGTACTGCAACCGTGTTACTATCCAGTACTGCACTTAGATATTTCATCTCTTTTAGTAAAGTGTTATTTAGTTGGTTTGCATAAATTCTTTTGATTTGATCATTTCTATAGATGAGACCTCACCATACTGATCACCTGTAAATAAATCAGTCATCCAATAACACAGTGGTCTTGGGGGGGGGCAGACCCTCCTGGTGTTGCATAGAGCCACTGCACGTTGGTCCATGGATGATCAGGGGAAAATACGGCatgaaaatatattcaattGATATGATTTATACTGGGAAAATGAACACATAATAGTTTTCTGATGCCATCGTGACAAACTCTTTAACTAAACTTGAACCTGGATCGATTTTAAGTCGCTTCTCCTGTCGTTTTttaatgattgatttaaaaaaactaaacatttatgCGTCTAAAGGAGAGAGAGTATGTCAAAAAAGTactaaacttaaaaatatatatatattttctgtgttATAATGCtttgaaaaaagtattttagtggattttctgaaaaaaacatctaaacaCAAAATGACCATTCGCTCTTAAATGCTCCATCATAAGGAAAACCTGGACAAACCTTCAGCTCCTCAGTATCTTTACCATTTAAACATTCCTGCTGCTGAttgttcttctctcctctggctccgGCCTCCAGGTGGGATCGGTCGTGGCCGTGGGTTGGATCCGCTCCAAGAAGGCGGTGGACTGGCGCCTCTTCAGGAACATCTTCCTGGCGTGGTTCGTCACGGTGCCGGTGGCCGGCCTGTTCAGCGCCGCCGTCATGGCCCTGTTCGTCTACGGAATCCTGCCCTTCGTCTGAGGGCGCACGGCTGGGAGGGATAACACAGGAGGaaagaatcagagagagagagggagactaaAAATCATAGCTGGAGTGTCGGGGgtacagagaaaagaggaaggaagcgGAGAGGGCGAGAGGGTGACGacgaggagaaggaagagagagggagggagggagctgcAGAGGTTCACACATGGACTTGGTTGTACTGTGGATGTGAGGAGGGTTGGTTCACCTGCTTCCTGGCTCCAGAGTCCAGAGATCTTTGCGACTCATTTGAGTTTCTGAtcgctttttatttattctcttttccGGGTGCAACCGTTGCGTTGACCGAACCATTCAATCTGCTGTACATAAGATTTCCAGTAACTTTTAACAGGAATTATTACAGGAATTATAGTTACTGGGGAAACGGTGtccctttctgtctctttctttaaaaaacctaGACTGCAAACGactaaaaatgatcaaaaccaGCTAATCCTGCACAACTCAACTGACAAACATGCCTGCAGTGAAActatattcccccccccccctcgaggTAGCTTAGGCAGTCAAGTGCTTACTATTCCAAAAtgccaggaaaaaaaatctgtacatATTGTTGTTATTGGATGGAGTGTGATTTATTGTATTGCAGCTTGctttaaaattcaaaaaaatgaaatgaaaagatgtgCGTGGTCAACCAACCCATCCGTCATCTCACTGTTAACACGCTCGCCAGGTACAACTGGGGCCAAACGGAAAAGGACGCCTcaaagaggaggggggtggtggGACTGTCGCTCTGCTTTCTTATTTTCCACGATACCATAGAAACCTGATTTGCTAaagagttgattttttttttttgggggtcAAAAGCTCCTGTATGTTTTTAGAGATGGATCTCgtattttttaatgatgtatTATACTGTAATttgtactgtaaatactgtCCTTGAAAGAGTTTTGGGGGCGGAATTGGGGATCATGGTTTGTATTTAATGTCGTAGGGTGGGGGTTTGGGGGCTTTGCACCTCTTCATGATGTCATATTCAAGAGTATGTTTCATCCCAGACACGCACAgtagagtacacacacactcatgaacacacacgtgacaggctgctgtttttttcttcccgtGGTTGGCGGAAGTACGTTTCCTGAATGGGAAAACGGTATTTAAATGAATCAACCGAATCCGTCCTCAAAGTGGAGAAATGCCGTTTGCGTTTGATTTGATCTCATCGGTTAATTCATCAGTACTGACAGAAAGTTCTTTAAAAAAGCCCTTGAGAAAATGTGTAGCTGGGTTTCAGAGGGCGGTCGCTCTGTTGCAGCAGCACCAAGCCAAAGCAAGCTGCGTTGTCGCCAATTTAAAGTAGAATAATTTAAAGGTCTAAGTGCAGCAGAAgccaaaatattgaaatataaaaaatgaggCAAATATCAACTGAAATGTTCACATATCTGCATCtgtttgcctttttattttcatacattatCAGTTACTGGAGTCATTTCCCTCACGTTGAAGGCTCCCTGCCAAGATCTGTCCGTCGTGTCCGTTTCCCCCCGAACCTCAGATCTGAGGTGCGTCCGTCAAGATGCCTCCAGAAGTTAAAGCCTTGCTGTGTcttatcaaacacacacaaataaggCAAACTGTTGTTAGGTTATGTCTCAGCCAGTtagacagaggtggaggaaaaTGGGATTCAACCCCAGCCACACCTGTAGCTCCTCAAAATGGGCCGGTGCTGTGTTTTTGAAGCGTAGACGCGTTCGGCTTATTGATCACCTGTGTTTCAATCCAAGTGCTAAAGGTTAGCGAGACATCATGGGGTCAAGTTGAGGGCTGGACGCGGAAAAAAAACCTCTGGTGTCACCAAAACATCACATGACTTTTTGTCTGAGGATCGTGATGTTTGAATAAGATGGTACCGGGGGGGTAGTACTGATCATCACCAGCTTTTTAACGGGGGTCACCTGACCTGCAGACGAACAAAGTCGAAAgcgtttttttatttgaacaaactCGATGCCAGGTGTTGCAAGTTCTTTTTGTTCTTGTGGTGTGTTTcctaatttcattttttttgtttgttttgtttttctctctcatgaACAAATCTATGCTTAAGTAACCACTTGCCTTGTAActttgtgtttaactttgtgcaGATACGGTCAAAAATAATTAAGTACTGTGGTGTTTACATCGTAACCATATTGTAGAGTatctgaagaagaagataaaaaaaaaaactgttgccTAATGATGCCAATGAAAGACAAACTATTAACCATGAAGTGtctagagagaaagagagcaaagaGCAAGCGTGCACACGATGACCTGTTTTCCGTTCTTTGTCGTAGTAGTAGCGCTCATCATGATCCCTGTCACTTTACACTGCTACTACAATGTGTTAACACTACATGTAATGGGTGCAATTCAGTAATGAAGAGAATAACTAGAGAAATTTCATCAAGACTATATATTTTTCTACCATATCTGAGTTTTAACCTGAGCGAGCTTCCAGACACTTTGGAGGACACACTGTGGGGTCGACGGGGAAACTGCTGAACAGGGACTGGTTCACAGCGACGATGACAGACGGTCTTATTACAGGGTGTCTCACCTTGCCGGTGCCATGCCACACACTCCCTCCGAGCCCGGTGTGTTCTTGTAACATGTAGATTGACGTGTCGGTTGCCAGTAGATCAGATTTTTAAAttaccatttttatttttgaattttagatgaaaacactttgtaattTTGTTTCCCTATACCGCTTGGATCCGAGCTGCGGGAGCAGGACGGCACCTTGATAAAACCGGGACGACTGCTCGCTGAAGGCGAAATCTATCGAATCAGAATCTGTGTAGCTGAGAAATCTGAAAACGTGAAGGAAAACTGGACTGTGAGGACATTTGTCTCCTTGTTTTGGCAGATTATGACTTTTGAAGCTCTTTACTATTACAGGCCGTGTGTTACAGAGGGGGCCGCACGGAGCCGGTGTGTCCACATTCAAGCGTTTTGAAACAATTTCATGATGCACAAATATACGTGGTAGTAAATGTGCTAAATGTGCGGAAGCTCACAGAAGCACAGAGCCAACACTCTGGAACTGAACAAGAGGTTTTTGTTGTGAAAGAACTCAACTTTTAATCTGTAAAATGGAGGTTTTGTCATTTGGTTTTTCTCCTACTTTATTTGAtgaataaatgtcaaatgtaaacTTAAAATGGTGGAAAATTTACCCCTGATTTGATTAAGAAAGGTCATCCAGACATGACCACAGTTAACGATCAGTAAGTTAAAATTTCTAAAATCCTACATGACCCTCCAGGTTAGCTTCTGTTCCGCTAGATGGTAACGACTAGCCTACAACTCCCATGAGTCTTAGCAGTTAAACTAATAGTAGCAGCTGTTGTTCAAAGTTCAAATGTCCAAATgtaatttgaaaagaaaacccCAGTAAACCTCTTTCAATGTTTTATAAAACTATGCATTTTCTGACCGAGGCAAATGGAAGTTGCTCTTCCGATGAAATGGAGACTGAATAATTGGATCATGAGGTGTATTTCTTTATGAATTGGGCTCAGCCAACTCGCCTCAGATCTGGTTTGTGCATCTTCACCACGCTCCGCAGGTCCCCTCTGTATCACCATCATCTTTTGTTCTTCCGTGCATTCTCAGTCCTGATAGGCCGAAAGGGATGCACTGCTCAAGATGGGGAGGGGAAAGTGAAACTCGCCCTCTGGTGGCAGCGTCAAGTGTGGACAGAAATGATCAAAATTGGCTTTGAATTCATTTCAAGCAGGTCACTGTTTTTGTCTCACCTTATCCATCTCTTTGTCCAGCAGAGACAAAAACgcaaacatgtaaatatttcGCTAAACTACAAAACGTGTGTTAGCTTTATGCAAAAAATGTTTGCTCACGAAGACAATGTTTTCAAGGCCTTTAAATGGGTCAGACCTTACTGATGCTAATTATTTAAATGACCTAAAACGTCCTCGATACAATTTAGTTCGCATTGTTTCCCCAAAAACCAAAAGTTATTTTAGCTCTGTAGTTAAATTTGTGATATCTAATTGGTTTGACATGCACGCAGCCACTAGATGGCGTAGTCCGACACTTTCTCTCCCCGTAAGCGATTGACAGCATTTTAGACCAGTTTCAACCGATCAGTATAAATCAACCAGTGGTGTGATTGCCATTGAGGGAGTTTCTGTGCTTCTTCTGCATTTATAACTGTTTTTGTCGACTTTTCTTGTAGAGAAAAACTAGAGGAACAGAATGTGccattttctttctccctgAATGCAATACAAGCTCTTTTCTCGTGAAGGCGCAACGACATCGCTGTCACTCTGTGGTCATGTAGCTCCACCTGCCCCGGTGTAATAGCGCCCCCTCCTGTTTGTGTGGAACTAGCACCACCTCACGGAGGCGGAGGGCCGTCAGCTCAGACCTTCATCTGGATGTGGCTGTCTCTTAGTTTTCTGGTCTGTTGTGTAATAGAATGTGCTCCTTGGCTGGCCTGCAGGCTTTACAGCGCCGTGTCGTCTTTTTACTGTTTACTGCTGTTTAACTGTCCGGTCCTTCAAAAAGtacaagaaaaataatgataataataatagatgaatacaaaaaaaatctaaagaaacTGTAGCCTGCTTCTTCAAAATCTTAAAGCTCTTCTGATTTGCATATATCGtactgtaatgttttatttaagattTTAGTGAGAAAACAATGTCTGCATTTAAACTAAATTATGGGAattaaaattacaaagaaaaccTAAAGTGCACCGAGTTGTGTCTTGCTTTTGTCGTCATGTTTGGGTTGAAGAGATGTTTGtgcctgttttttaaagtttgaattaTCACAGACTTCACCATGTGCACTACAGGAGCAGCAAGATGATGTCATAAAGTCACACGACAACATACACaacaaaagtctgagaccacttcaCATTCACGAGATTAATAAAGTGAGCTCAGAGTCTCAGACTGTATGTGTCATATGTTCACATAGGGGAAGACAAAAGATTAGTCATAATTTTCCCagttactttttaaataaacttctTTTGAATAAGAAGCCTCACAATAGTGCTGATGTgtactttatactttttattattaaaatcatttttcttacATCCACAAAATCTGTAGCATATTAATTATGGTTAAGTCAACTCAGGTCAAGAGAGTGTTTGACAAATGTGATACATTTCAATAAGATTTATTTAACTCATTTTCTTATTGAACTTTTTTCTTCCACTCCACTtggttctgtgttttctccataTGTTCAAGAAGTGTCCAGTTCTACAGTGTTGGGAACAGGTAAAGAATCCAGAAATAAAGTATTAAGACTGTTGAGTGTGTTTTTggtaaatttaaattaaatactgGATATGAGATTGAAGTACCAATTCTCAGCTGTGGTTTGAGTAGGTTCATATCAATATAAAGACAATTGCTTTATACAACTTTAAACTTGTATTACATAAATGGCAggggttcaaaggtcaaagacaCTCGGCTACTGAATTTAATAAAGTTGACAAACGTTACGTAACATCAGAGCGTGACAACAAGCTGACAAAAGCAATAAAGTGCCGTTTCGATCTGAAACAGTGTCACCACtctgatgtgtgttgtgttgttcaaCAGAGGGTAGAACCCTctccattgtttttattttaaatctttaaaataatcaaatgtttatGTTCTAGGTCGTGTAAAGATGATATGtaattacagatttttttaaatcctgatgTCAAACTTAGTATTCGCCTCAAAAATCCTTTATCAACCAGGCTttacttctgtttttttatttccaatcCTTTTCTtcattaaactgttaaatactCCTCCATGGCTCTATAGACTTATTTCAATAAGAATTTAATATATAAGAATtatctgtttttagtttgctATCATACTACCAGCCTCATTACTGAAATATATAGTTATGTTTGGTGATGTAAACTCTTAACTGAGTGTCGTGGTCGTGTCTTTGCCTGTTTCCTCCCACTTTGCATGTATTTGGTTTCCCACGGCAACCGAGCTCTTTAAAGACTGAAAGAATCTGTCAGATCTTTTCAGGCCGCCGTTATTTAGGGGTTTCAGCCGAGATAGTAATTCAGTGACTTGGCGCAGATTGAACTTTAAGTTCCCAGAGCTGAGGCCGTGTTTAACCGAGTTGAACATAAAGAGTCTGTACAACAAGGCTGAGATGTTGGTTTGATGCTGACATGTAACAAGTGACACCATTTACACTCATGGGATAAACGGTTTCCTTTTCATGATGGTTGCTGCAGAGTTTCAGGAGAGACCCTTTGTGAAAAGCGTCTGTTGATCTTGGATTCTTCATTTGTGCTCCTGGTGTTATTCTTATGAAAGTCCTCCAGCTGTGAGCGTGTGTAGCTCCTGCACATAAAGAAAAGTCTGATCATGGAAGAGGCCTGATGTCCACTTCGCCCACCACTTTGTTGTGACTTCAGCTTCTCTTTAAGATTGAGGTAAGTACAGTGTGAGCATGTCGGGATGAAACAATGAGTCGATTACTTGACTGTACATCATTTACAATTATTTGGCTTattttttcatgtaaaaaaagTCCGAACCATTCGGTGTCCCAAGTGTCACTGAGCAAGACTGCCCGACGGCTGTGTGGTGTGATTAATGTGTGATTGAAAAGGGCTGTACATAGATTCACTATGAATCTTCTTACACCTTTGAGTGGGCATCAACTATACACAGAACATTTGACATCTTTAGGACGTGAACTAAGTGGTTATATTCTTCAGGCTTCAGTAcagttgggtgtcatctgcgtaaCAAGTTCTCCTTCTGCTACACCGACATGCGTGAGGAGCTGACAAGACTAACTGAGATTGACGTTGACCTGTAAGATcagcatttattttctttaaccaGATGCCATACATGCTCGCTAGTAGGGTAGCaacggagagagaggaaaaataacaaaaagtaaGAACACAAACCGGAGAGCAGGATTTGGGTTAGTTCATTTCcatccaaaacatttttattgtccTCCAAACTGAAAGGTTTACCCTGTCATTTGGCCTGTTCGCTCAGCCAAATACATACATTGCATTTCTTCAGGTAGCAGTGGAGGCATAcaaagatcttttttttatttttttttgacTGAGAAATGAATGGAAAGAGAAATACAGGATTCTCTCCTTCAAGTCACATTATGAGTAATCTTTGCATTCAAGAGTAATGGAGAGAAGATTAATTTCAGATCACGGGAAGCTTGAGAAAGTAGCATCTGGTCTTCcgtcaaagagagagagagagagagagtgagagagacagagtggggggaggaaacaaaacaaaaaaaaacaaccgtACGAAGACCAgggtgtctgtgtttgttccaAGTTAGAAAAGGACTGAAAATGGTCTCGCTGAAGACATCGTTTCATCTCCGTCTGCCTCCGAGTTGTGTGTTGCCTTTACGTAGAGCATCTGTAGTGTACACAGGTGGACACTGGATATGCGATTCAAAACCAAAGTGCCCACAGTCGATATAAAGCAAGGTCACATGACCCAAAACAAGTGATGTCACATAAGGGGGAGGGGTTGCGACTGGACATGAATGCAACCAGAATGCGGTCCTCagtctgtttgtgtgggtgtgtgtgtgtgtgtgttggtgcagaAGTGCCAGTGATGCGGCACTCAGCACCGTTAATTTACAGTTACTCGGGTGTCTGAACGAAAGAGAACGACCTCCCCGTCTGGTGACTGTGCAGTTAAAAACGGGCACATGGTGATTTAAGCTCATGCTTAagttgtggtaatccatccaagCACTTCTTTAATTCATAACTATAAATACACAGCAGCATTTTTTTACCGGAGAGGTTTCAGTCTGCCTTCTCTCcctgggtgagtgtgtgtgacgtgtTTGTCTCTTAAAACGGCTAACTACGTTTTGCTCATCTGCTAGAGGAAACACGGGTTATGTGGAATTGATTATCAACTTTCATATAGATTTTtctataatatatttatatagttatttttcctttctctcacgCACCCACCACGCTTGCTTGCTTTCACATTCTCTCGTCTCACTACTTTTATTCAACGTACACAACTTAATAAACATGGGGGTCGAGTGGGGAGCGACAGAGCTGAAATGACAatcactgagaaaaaaaaataataaaacaaagcccaaaaaaaaaactgcagtcTTTTTTTGTCATCCATTGGCAGTTGGACCGACTCCGCAGTCAGCCAGTTTCAATGGTGGTTTGAGGGGAGGGAGTGGCCATGTCATCAAAGGGGCGGGGCGGGCGGCTCTTTCTTCGTTGGGGCTGTTTTAGGCGTCGTTTTCGTTGTCTTGGTAGTTGGGGTTGACTCCTTAAGGTTGAGGTTCTCCAGTGCCACGTCCAAGGTCATGACCTCAACACAGCCCATGGCCTCGAAGTCAGCGAAATTCCGCAACGTGCCGTGACAGTTGTCCTCGTCCTCGGAGGCCGACCCGTCCTCGTCAGGCAGCAGCgtggacagcagcagctccgccACAAACAGGCTCCTGTCGGCCCACTGGGCCTCGCACGCCTGCCGCTCGGCCTCAGACAGCCGTGGTTCGCTCAGCCTGGGGGAGAAAGATTCAACGTGTTAAAACTGAGAGGAAGCAGGTAAATGATCATGACAGTGGAGATTTAAAAGAACAGTTTTAATTTAGTATAGGTCAaacatctaaataaaaaaaaaaacagacacatttgcGAGGAGCAggaatttaaaatgaagaacaagacatttaaagtagatgcagaaaataaaagcgATAGCCTCACCTGCTGAGTAGAAACTGGGAGCTATGTGCAGTATGCTGTGCGTTCGACTCAGGCAGACCCGGGTTGGGACTGGGGTTGGTGTTGTGGTTGGCGCTTGAGTTGGGGTTCGTGGCGGCTGAATTAGTATTGAGGATTGCATTGGCTCTGCCTCCGCCCCTGGTGGCGTTCCGGGCCGTCTCCAGCTGCTGACGCGCTGCCTGGGCCTGCTGGCGCTCCAACTGGAGTTGCATCTGAAGCTGTTGGAGCTGTGAGGCTGAGGGGCCCGAGCTCAGCTGGCCGCCCGCCGAACGCCGCACCCCTGACAACTGGGACAGAAGCTCTGGAGGAACAGGATGAGAGGAGATGTCAGATATGATCATAAAGTAGGTCGCCCAGTTAACCAGACGGCTCTGAAGAAAACCCAATTTCAATCAAATAATATGAAGTTAATGCGTAAAATTTTTCACATTGTTGTTCCCTAAAAACCTGCAATTCCCGAGTCACAGAACTGTAACCCGAGCAATGGTCTAGAGGAGCCGCCGATATTGTCTGATCTTTAATAACAGTATGGCACAAGAGACAGTatgtacagtacagtgtgtGCAGTATGTACAGAATGATAAGATCAGTGAGGTTTTCAGTCTAAAACTGGTCAGATCAGCTGAATCCACAGCCCCTGCAGGTATCACAGGTCGTTCAGGAGGAGGTTGAGCCCTGTTTGTGAGGCGGACTGAACGAGGACCCTCATTACAGCACAGCTGGAGCTGACATGGTGAATGCCTGGCACTGAAGCGGATTGAAATTGGGAACAGTATAAACAAGAAAGTGCCACATCAACAAGTCTGCCCACATATTACTGTATCATCCTCAGCATGTTAAAGTTCACACTGAAAGGTGTTAGAAAAATACTAAATGTGTCCACGTGTCTGATTCTCACAGAAacgctgctcattcactttgaatgtggTGACGTCATGCGTTGGAGAAATGCCTACACCCATCTTCGAACTTCTATCTCAACTACACACCTCTGAAATTGTGAGTGTATCTTGAACGATTTGATACTGTGCTGGTGACAAAATCTGTCTGTGCCGACACAAGAAGGATTCAGGTTTTTTGCCTGACCTACATCAGGCTTCACAGCTTATTGTTCTGCCCCAGGGGGACTGTGTACTACACATGTCAGCATGAGTTCACCATGTAACCGTGTCTTTtcctctgactgtgtgtgagtgctgtgtGACTGACCTGCTATGGGGTCCATGGCCTCTCTGCTGTAGTTGGAGCTCTGTGAGGAGCTCTGACTAGTGGAGAGCCCccctgtggtgctgctggtgaaGT includes:
- the LOC117768438 gene encoding E3 ubiquitin-protein ligase KCMF1-like isoform X2, whose protein sequence is MQCILTRVDFDLYYGGEAFSVEQPQAFTCPYCGRMGYTEISLQEHVAAEHTETSTEVICPICAALPGGDPNHVTDDFAAHLTLEHRAPRDLDESSGVRHVRRMFHPGRGLGGPRARRSNMHFTSSTTGGLSTSQSSSQSSNYSREAMDPIAELLSQLSGVRRSAGGQLSSGPSASQLQQLQMQLQLERQQAQAARQQLETARNATRGGGRANAILNTNSAATNPNSSANHNTNPSPNPGLPESNAQHTAHSSQFLLSRLSEPRLSEAERQACEAQWADRSLFVAELLLSTLLPDEDGSASEDEDNCHGTLRNFADFEAMGCVEVMTLDVALENLNLKESTPTTKTTKTTPKTAPTKKEPPAPPL
- the LOC117768438 gene encoding E3 ubiquitin-protein ligase KCMF1-like isoform X1, translating into MSRHEGVSCDACLKGNFRGRRYKCLICYDYDLCASCYESGATTTRHTTEHPMQCILTRVDFDLYYGGEAFSVEQPQAFTCPYCGRMGYTEISLQEHVAAEHTETSTEVICPICAALPGGDPNHVTDDFAAHLTLEHRAPRDLDESSGVRHVRRMFHPGRGLGGPRARRSNMHFTSSTTGGLSTSQSSSQSSNYSREAMDPIAELLSQLSGVRRSAGGQLSSGPSASQLQQLQMQLQLERQQAQAARQQLETARNATRGGGRANAILNTNSAATNPNSSANHNTNPSPNPGLPESNAQHTAHSSQFLLSRLSEPRLSEAERQACEAQWADRSLFVAELLLSTLLPDEDGSASEDEDNCHGTLRNFADFEAMGCVEVMTLDVALENLNLKESTPTTKTTKTTPKTAPTKKEPPAPPL